A single genomic interval of Megalobrama amblycephala isolate DHTTF-2021 linkage group LG17, ASM1881202v1, whole genome shotgun sequence harbors:
- the glula gene encoding glutamate-ammonia ligase (glutamine synthase) a yields MATSASAQLSKVVKRQYMELPQGDKVQAMYIWIDGTGEGLRCKTRTLDSEPKSIEDLPEWNFDGSSTYQSEGSNSDMYLIPSAMFRDPFRKDPNKLVLCEVLKYNRKPAETNHRHTCKKIMEMVDHQIPWFGMEQEYTILGTDGHPFGWPSNGFPGPQGPYYCGVGADKAYGRDIVEAHYKACLYAGVMICGTNAEVMPAQWEFQIGPCEGINMGDHLWVARFILHRVCEDFGVVASFDPKPIPGNWNGAGCHTNFSTKEMREDGGLKCIEECIDKLGKRHNYHIRAYDPKGGLDNARRLTGHHETSNIHEFSAGVANRGASIRIPRTVGQEKKGYFEDRRPSANCDPYAVTEALIRTCLLDEEGEEPVDY; encoded by the exons atGGCTACGTCTGCCAGTGCTCAGTTGAGTAAAGTGGTAAAACGGCAGTATATGGAACTGCCTCAGGGAGACAAAGTACAAGCCATGTATATCTGGATCGACGGAACCGGAGAAGGACTGCGATGCAAAACCAGGACGCTGGACTCTGAGCCTAAAAGCATTGAAG ATCTTCCTGAGTGGAATTTTGATGGTTCCAGCACGTATCAATCTGAAGGCTCCAACAGCGACATGTATCTCATCCCCTCAGCCATGTTTAGGGATCCTTTCCGCAAAGACCCCAACAAATTGGTCTTGTGTGAGGTGCTCAAGTACAACCGAAAGCCTGCTG AAACCAACCATCGTCATACATGTAAAAAGATAATGGAAATGGTAGACCATCAGATCCCTTGGTTTGGCATGGAGCAGGAGTACACTATCCTGGGTACAGATGGACATCCATTTGGTTGGCCCTCCAATGGGTTCCCTGGTCcccaag GACCTTATTACTGTGGAGTTGGAGCAGATAAAGCCTATGGCAGGGACATCGTGGAGGCACATTACAAAGCCTGCCTGTATGCTGGTGTGATGATCTGTGGGACCAATGCTGAAGTTATGCCAGCCCAG TGGGAATTCCAGATTGGCCCCTGTGAAGGCATCAACATGGGGGATCACTTGTGGGTAGCTCGTTTCATCTTGCACAGAGTTTGTGAAGACTTCGGTGTGGTAGCTTCATTTGATCCTAAGCCGATCCCAGGCAACTGGAATGGCGCTGGTTGCCACACTAACTTTAGCACCAAGGAAATGCGGGAAGATGGTGGGCTAAA ATGCATTGAGGAGTGTATTGATAAGCTGGGAAAGAGGCACAACTACCACATCCGCGCCTATGATCCAAAGGGAGGCCTGGACAATGCTCGTAGACTGACTGGCCACCATGAAACCTCCAACATTCATGAGTTCTCAGCAGGCGTAGCCAACCGTGGTGCTAGTATCCGCATCCCGCGAACAGTGGGACAAGAGAAGAAGGGCTACTTTGAGGACCGCCGTCCATCTGCCAACTGCGACCCCTATGCGGTCACTGAGGCCCTGATTCGCACATGTTTGCTTGATGAAGAGGGTGAAGAACCCGTGGACTACTAG